The following proteins come from a genomic window of Streptococcus pneumoniae:
- a CDS encoding helix-turn-helix transcriptional regulator: MLIGQKIKEIRIEKGISRPDFCGDEQELTVRQLSRIESGASQPSLPKLDYIARRLGVPVYSLMPDFSALPPAYLELKYQILREPIYGKEEEYDKKEACLEEIYKTYFDNLPKEEQLACEVLQACLDTSRTRRPEYAELILEEHMPQIIEKEVYSTNDMLLIRLFFYQMLIRKDLAKFINQIEKLMLFLLEQKKVTKLENFFIIRDTLISGMCCLEKVGVTDCFNDYLSCLQEIMDKTQDYQKKPLVFMFLWKQALREERDFSLAESFYQSSKTFAQLIGDEFLVKKLTEEWQEDVKKYL; the protein is encoded by the coding sequence ATGTTAATTGGTCAAAAAATTAAAGAGATTCGGATAGAAAAAGGAATTAGTCGTCCAGATTTTTGTGGAGATGAGCAAGAACTGACAGTTCGTCAACTGTCGCGAATTGAAAGTGGAGCTTCGCAACCGAGTTTGCCCAAGTTAGACTATATTGCTCGCCGGCTAGGAGTTCCAGTTTATAGCCTTATGCCGGATTTTTCAGCTCTTCCTCCTGCTTATTTAGAATTGAAATACCAGATTTTACGTGAACCAATCTATGGTAAAGAAGAGGAGTACGATAAGAAGGAAGCGTGTTTGGAAGAGATTTATAAAACATACTTTGATAATCTTCCTAAAGAAGAACAATTAGCATGTGAAGTATTGCAGGCGTGTTTGGATACTTCTAGAACTAGAAGGCCTGAATATGCAGAGTTAATACTTGAGGAACATATGCCTCAGATCATAGAAAAAGAAGTTTATTCAACAAATGATATGTTGTTGATTCGTTTGTTTTTTTATCAAATGCTCATTAGAAAAGATCTTGCCAAATTTATAAATCAAATCGAAAAGCTAATGCTCTTTCTTTTGGAACAGAAAAAGGTAACTAAATTAGAAAACTTCTTTATAATTAGAGATACTCTTATTTCAGGAATGTGTTGTCTTGAAAAGGTAGGAGTAACTGATTGTTTTAATGATTATCTATCGTGTTTACAAGAAATTATGGATAAAACTCAAGATTATCAAAAGAAACCTCTTGTATTTATGTTTTTGTGGAAGCAAGCATTAAGAGAAGAAAGAGATTTTAGTTTAGCTGAATCATTTTATCAGTCTTCTAAAACATTTGCGCAGCTAATTGGAGATGAATTTCTAGTAAAGAAATTGACAGAGGAATGGCAAGAGGATGTCAAAAAATATTTATAA
- a CDS encoding ABC transporter ATP-binding protein, producing MIDIQGLEKKFNDRAIFSGLNLKLEKGKVYALIGKSGSGKTTLLNILGKLEKIDGGRVLYQGKDLKTIPTREYFRDQMGYLFQNFGLLENQSIKENLDLGFVGQKISKVERLERQVGALEKVNLGYLDLEQKIYTLSGGEAQRVALAKTILKNPPLILADEPTAALDPENSEEVMNLLVDLKDENRIIIIATHNPLVWNKADEIIDMRKLAHV from the coding sequence ATGATTGATATTCAAGGATTGGAAAAGAAATTTAATGACCGCGCGATTTTCTCTGGTTTGAATCTCAAGCTGGAGAAGGGCAAGGTTTATGCCTTAATCGGAAAGAGTGGAAGCGGAAAGACGACGCTGCTGAATATCTTGGGAAAGCTAGAAAAGATAGATGGAGGAAGGGTTCTCTATCAGGGGAAAGATTTAAAAACCATTCCCACTCGTGAGTATTTTCGAGATCAGATGGGCTATCTCTTTCAAAATTTTGGCCTCTTAGAAAACCAATCAATCAAAGAAAATTTGGATTTGGGTTTTGTTGGTCAGAAAATCTCAAAAGTAGAACGTTTGGAAAGGCAAGTGGGGGCTTTAGAAAAAGTTAATCTAGGGTATTTGGATTTAGAACAAAAAATTTATACTTTATCTGGGGGAGAGGCCCAACGAGTTGCCCTTGCGAAAACTATTTTGAAAAATCCACCCTTGATTTTGGCAGATGAACCAACAGCAGCTCTTGATCCTGAAAATTCAGAGGAGGTTATGAATCTCTTGGTGGATTTGAAAGATGAAAATCGAATTATCATCATTGCGACCCATAATCCCCTAGTCTGGAATAAGGCTGATGAAATCATTGATATGAGGAAACTTGCTCATGTGTGA
- the rsmA gene encoding 16S rRNA (adenine(1518)-N(6)/adenine(1519)-N(6))-dimethyltransferase RsmA encodes MRIADYSVTKAVLERHGFTFKKSFGQNFLTDTNILQKIVDTAEIDDQVNVIEIGPGIGALTEFLAERAAEVMAFEIDHRLVPILADTLRDFDNVTVVNEDILKVDLAQHIQNFKNPDLPIKVVANLPYYITTPILMHLIESGIPFSEFVVMMQKEVADRISAQPNTKAYGSLSIAVQYYMTAKVAFIVPRTVFVPAPNVDSAILKMVRRPVPAVAVEDENFFFKVSKASFTHRRKTLWNNLTGYFGKTEEVKDKLTKALDQAGLSPSVRGEALSLEEFASLADALKGQGL; translated from the coding sequence ATGAGAATTGCAGATTATAGCGTGACCAAGGCAGTGCTGGAGCGTCACGGTTTTACCTTTAAAAAGTCCTTTGGGCAAAATTTCTTGACGGATACCAATATCCTACAAAAAATCGTGGATACGGCTGAGATTGATGACCAGGTCAATGTCATTGAAATCGGGCCAGGTATTGGTGCCTTGACCGAGTTTTTGGCTGAGCGTGCAGCAGAAGTTATGGCCTTTGAGATCGACCATCGTTTGGTACCGATTTTGGCAGATACCTTGCGTGATTTTGACAATGTGACTGTAGTCAACGAGGACATTCTCAAGGTCGATTTGGCGCAACATATCCAGAATTTCAAAAATCCTGACCTGCCAATCAAGGTAGTGGCTAATTTGCCTTACTACATCACAACGCCTATTCTCATGCACTTAATCGAGAGTGGCATTCCTTTTAGTGAGTTTGTGGTCATGATGCAAAAAGAAGTGGCGGACCGTATCTCGGCTCAACCAAATACCAAGGCTTACGGTAGCTTGTCTATCGCTGTGCAGTATTACATGACAGCCAAGGTTGCCTTTATCGTGCCGCGTACAGTCTTTGTGCCAGCACCAAATGTAGACTCAGCCATCTTGAAAATGGTGCGCCGTCCAGTGCCAGCTGTAGCAGTGGAAGACGAGAACTTTTTCTTTAAGGTTTCCAAGGCTAGTTTTACCCATCGCCGCAAGACCTTGTGGAATAACTTGACAGGTTACTTTGGCAAGACTGAAGAGGTCAAGGACAAGCTGACCAAGGCTTTGGACCAAGCAGGCTTGTCACCAAGTGTGCGTGGGGAAGCTCTCAGCTTGGAAGAGTTTGCCAGCCTAGCAGATGCACTTAAAGGGCAAGGACTCTAA